From Paenibacillus sp. PK3_47, the proteins below share one genomic window:
- a CDS encoding methionine ABC transporter ATP-binding protein, whose protein sequence is MIELRNVHKTFTRKGITIDALKGISLKVEKGDIFGVIGYSGAGKSTLIRLVNYLERPTQGQVLVAGRDLGEYNDKELRAAKKNIGMIFQHFNLLESKKIFDNVAIPLVLLKKNKAEIRKRVLELLEFVGLSDKAGSYPSELSGGQKQRVGIARALASNPSILLCDEATSALDPQTTQSILQLLKRINAEYNITVMIITHEMSVIQEICNKVAVMEEGRIIEQGSVLDVFGHPKHETTKNFVKTVIQNSMTSSVQKTVNAEHGGRLYKLHFVGESASEPILYELIRSSEVKVNILFANMTEIQEITLGTMIIQLKGEAAEMNKALSFLKSHEVGVEEVESYVLDHSNR, encoded by the coding sequence ATGATTGAATTAAGAAATGTGCACAAGACCTTCACCCGCAAAGGGATCACGATAGATGCGCTGAAGGGGATCAGCCTTAAGGTTGAAAAAGGGGATATCTTCGGTGTCATCGGCTATAGCGGTGCGGGGAAAAGTACATTAATCCGGCTGGTCAATTATCTGGAAAGACCCACCCAAGGCCAGGTGCTGGTAGCCGGCCGGGATTTGGGTGAATACAACGACAAAGAGCTGCGGGCGGCGAAGAAGAACATCGGCATGATCTTTCAGCATTTTAACCTGCTGGAATCCAAAAAAATCTTTGATAATGTGGCCATTCCCCTGGTGCTGCTGAAGAAAAATAAAGCGGAAATCCGCAAACGGGTGCTGGAGCTGCTCGAATTCGTTGGACTTAGCGACAAGGCCGGCAGCTATCCGAGTGAATTATCCGGCGGACAGAAGCAGCGTGTCGGAATTGCCAGAGCGCTGGCCTCAAATCCCTCAATTCTATTGTGTGACGAAGCAACTTCAGCCCTGGACCCGCAGACGACACAATCCATCCTGCAGCTGCTGAAACGGATCAATGCGGAATACAACATTACGGTGATGATTATCACGCATGAGATGTCTGTCATTCAGGAGATTTGCAATAAGGTAGCGGTGATGGAAGAGGGCCGGATTATCGAGCAGGGAAGTGTGCTGGATGTATTCGGTCACCCCAAGCACGAGACGACGAAGAATTTTGTAAAAACGGTGATTCAGAACAGCATGACCTCAAGCGTGCAAAAGACCGTCAATGCAGAACACGGAGGCCGGCTGTACAAACTTCATTTTGTCGGGGAAAGCGCATCTGAACCTATTTTATATGAACTGATCCGTTCCAGTGAGGTTAAGGTCAATATTTTGTTCGCAAATATGACGGAAATTCAGGAGATCACGCTGGGGACCATGATCATTCAATTAAAAGGTGAAGCAGCAGAGATGAACAAGGCATTGTCTTTCCTGAAAAGTCATGAAGTAGGCGTAGAGGAGGTAGAATCGTATGTTCTCGACCACAGTAACCGGTGA
- a CDS encoding PTS transporter subunit EIIC yields MKIHKQAASDKQSIKRFVDMIIDGISGIFLPIVNILSAAGIMKGLLAGAVALEFISKTEGTYTVLNAMADSLFYYLPILLAYTSARKFGANPFTAVVIAGVLLYPDLTTFFADKETIQFLGMGITPVNYPASAIPIILAAGLLVYVERFCVKILPEVIRDFFTPLISIVVVSAVTLLVFGPMGTFAGDVLAQGYSLVYNLSPAGAGLVIGAIIQPMVIFGLHWSLVPLAINNISLNGSDTLLALMGPAAFAQAGAAFAVFIKARDKKFKTLSLSASISALFGVTEPAMFGVNLPLRKPMIIVCCAGGIGGAMVGMFGASAISFAFPGLATLPAYLGPGFGGFLISCAAGFLIALIATLLVKLGPEPVTGSNVKQAE; encoded by the coding sequence ATGAAAATACATAAACAGGCAGCATCCGATAAGCAGTCCATTAAGCGTTTTGTAGATATGATTATTGACGGCATTTCCGGGATCTTTTTGCCCATTGTCAATATTCTTAGTGCAGCGGGGATCATGAAGGGACTACTCGCTGGCGCAGTGGCGCTGGAGTTCATCAGCAAGACAGAAGGAACGTATACGGTGCTGAATGCCATGGCAGACAGCCTGTTCTACTATCTTCCTATTCTGCTGGCATACACGTCTGCCCGTAAATTCGGGGCTAATCCGTTTACGGCTGTTGTAATCGCGGGGGTACTGTTATATCCGGATCTGACCACATTTTTTGCAGACAAAGAGACGATACAGTTTTTGGGCATGGGGATTACTCCCGTCAATTATCCCGCGAGTGCCATACCGATTATTCTCGCCGCAGGCTTGTTGGTCTATGTTGAACGGTTCTGTGTCAAAATACTGCCCGAAGTGATTCGTGACTTCTTTACCCCGCTTATCTCTATTGTGGTAGTGTCCGCTGTCACGCTGCTGGTGTTCGGTCCGATGGGTACATTTGCCGGGGATGTGCTTGCACAGGGCTACAGTCTTGTATATAACCTCAGTCCGGCAGGGGCAGGTTTGGTTATCGGAGCTATTATTCAGCCTATGGTCATCTTCGGCCTGCACTGGAGCCTGGTGCCGCTGGCGATTAACAATATCAGCCTGAACGGTTCGGATACGCTGCTGGCGCTGATGGGTCCGGCTGCCTTCGCGCAGGCAGGAGCGGCATTTGCGGTGTTCATCAAGGCCAGAGACAAAAAGTTCAAAACCCTGAGCCTGTCCGCCTCCATTTCGGCTTTGTTCGGAGTTACCGAGCCTGCGATGTTCGGCGTGAACCTGCCCCTGCGCAAGCCGATGATTATTGTCTGCTGCGCGGGAGGGATCGGCGGCGCGATGGTTGGGATGTTCGGCGCATCGGCGATTTCCTTCGCTTTTCCGGGGCTGGCGACTCTGCCGGCGTATCTGGGACCCGGATTCGGCGGGTTTCTGATATCCTGTGCTGCCGGGTTTCTGATCGCTCTGATTGCCACCCTGCTGGTAAAGCTGGGGCCGGAACCGGTCACCGGTTCTAACGTCAAGCAGGCAGAGTAA
- a CDS encoding GntR family transcriptional regulator, which translates to MEMRSRRLSKDNTYYALKQKIIDSELEPNQPVNEENLAALLGVSRTPLREAIQRLENEDFLVRQPNGRLKVAPLTLSEVEEIFQIRSMLEGHIARNAARNATARDIQRLTVMMEQIKHSFQLGDNQNFVSYGFEFHDYLSEISGLKTFEKVLNQLRDRSLRYCRYVSLHGDWTTQADEEHNYILQMIADKNEDGAEQAMKDHILNSLSTALERIKGIDVTVQG; encoded by the coding sequence ATGGAGATGCGATCACGAAGGCTGTCCAAGGACAATACCTACTATGCCTTGAAGCAAAAAATAATAGACAGCGAGCTTGAGCCTAATCAGCCGGTCAATGAAGAAAATTTGGCGGCCCTGCTGGGAGTGAGCCGTACACCGCTGAGAGAAGCCATTCAGAGACTGGAGAATGAGGATTTTCTCGTCCGCCAGCCGAACGGAAGATTGAAGGTAGCTCCGCTCACCCTTTCAGAGGTGGAAGAAATTTTTCAAATCCGCAGCATGCTTGAAGGCCATATCGCCAGAAATGCAGCCAGGAACGCTACCGCGAGAGATATTCAGAGGTTAACGGTGATGATGGAACAGATCAAGCATTCTTTTCAGCTGGGTGATAATCAGAACTTTGTATCCTACGGCTTTGAATTCCATGATTACTTGTCGGAAATAAGCGGACTGAAGACCTTTGAGAAAGTGCTGAATCAATTGAGAGACCGTTCGCTCCGCTACTGCCGTTACGTCTCCCTGCACGGGGATTGGACCACACAGGCGGATGAAGAGCATAACTATATTCTGCAGATGATTGCTGACAAGAACGAAGACGGCGCAGAGCAGGCTATGAAGGACCATATCTTGAACAGTCTGTCTACTGCACTTGAACGGATCAAAGGCATTGATGTAACCGTACAAGGATAA
- a CDS encoding zinc-binding alcohol dehydrogenase family protein, producing MTQGTMKAVGLLKYLPIGDPESLIDTEIEKPVPTGRDILVKVIAISVNPVDVKVRAPKNRTESTPKVLGWDVAGVVEQVGEECTLFSPGDEVYYAGSITRPGGNSEYHLVDERIVGSKPESLDFAQAAALPLTAITAWESLYDRLGVSDHKENNTGRTILIIGAAGGVGSIATQLAKHAGLTVIGTASRPESADWARKQGADHVINHFEDFLPQLQTAGFEQVDYVLCLNSTEKHWNSMAEVIAPQGKICSIVETDELLNLTLLKNKSVTFVWELMFTRSTYQTADMIEQHKLLNEVSRLVNAGVITTTTTEKLEPINAANLRKAHAMLETGRTVGKVVLEGF from the coding sequence ATGACACAAGGAACCATGAAAGCTGTAGGATTGTTGAAATATCTACCTATCGGTGACCCGGAAAGTCTGATCGACACAGAGATTGAAAAGCCGGTTCCAACAGGCAGGGATATTCTTGTCAAAGTAATCGCCATTTCTGTGAATCCGGTAGACGTCAAAGTGCGTGCGCCAAAGAACCGGACCGAGAGCACGCCTAAAGTGCTGGGCTGGGACGTAGCCGGTGTGGTGGAGCAGGTCGGGGAGGAATGCACCTTATTCAGTCCCGGTGACGAGGTTTATTATGCGGGGAGTATCACACGTCCGGGCGGGAACAGTGAATACCATCTGGTTGATGAACGGATCGTAGGCTCAAAACCGGAATCCCTTGATTTCGCCCAGGCTGCTGCACTTCCGCTGACCGCGATAACCGCATGGGAAAGCTTGTACGACCGGCTGGGCGTATCCGATCACAAGGAGAATAATACAGGCCGGACGATACTCATCATCGGCGCTGCCGGCGGTGTCGGTTCCATCGCTACTCAGCTGGCCAAACATGCGGGCCTGACGGTTATCGGTACAGCTTCCCGTCCGGAATCGGCGGATTGGGCTAGAAAGCAAGGTGCCGACCATGTCATCAACCACTTTGAAGACTTCCTTCCCCAGCTGCAGACTGCCGGATTTGAACAGGTGGACTACGTGCTGTGCCTGAACAGCACCGAGAAACACTGGAACAGCATGGCGGAGGTCATCGCACCGCAAGGGAAAATCTGCTCGATTGTCGAGACAGATGAACTGCTTAATCTCACCCTGCTCAAGAACAAAAGTGTTACCTTCGTCTGGGAGCTGATGTTCACACGTTCCACCTACCAGACAGCGGATATGATTGAACAGCATAAGCTGCTGAATGAAGTGTCCCGGCTGGTGAATGCAGGCGTGATCACTACCACTACAACAGAAAAGCTCGAACCGATCAATGCGGCGAACCTGCGTAAGGCGCATGCTATGCTCGAAACCGGCCGGACCGTAGGCAAGGTAGTGCTTGAGGGGTTCTGA
- a CDS encoding methionine ABC transporter permease, protein MFSTTVTGEQFMQAIIETFQMVGVSLLFGSLLGVPIGILLVITRPGGVLESKVTYTLLNPIINVVRSLPFIILLVAIIPFTRWIVHTSIGTSAAIVPLIIYIAPYIGRLVENSLLEVNPGIMEAAEAMGATPFQVIWYFLLPEAVGSLILSLTTATIGLIGATAMAGTVGGGGVGDLAIVYGYQRFDTVVVVATVIILIILVQGIQSLGNTLARKIRRY, encoded by the coding sequence ATGTTCTCGACCACAGTAACCGGTGAGCAGTTTATGCAGGCCATCATAGAAACCTTTCAAATGGTCGGGGTATCCCTGCTGTTCGGTTCCCTGCTTGGGGTGCCGATCGGAATTTTGCTGGTCATCACCCGGCCGGGCGGTGTATTGGAGAGCAAGGTGACCTATACCCTTCTCAATCCAATCATCAACGTTGTCCGTTCACTGCCGTTTATCATTCTGCTGGTGGCGATCATTCCGTTTACACGCTGGATTGTCCATACATCGATTGGAACCAGTGCCGCAATTGTACCGCTGATTATCTATATCGCCCCTTACATAGGACGGCTGGTAGAGAACTCACTGCTGGAAGTCAATCCGGGAATCATGGAAGCCGCTGAAGCGATGGGAGCTACTCCTTTTCAAGTGATATGGTACTTTCTGCTGCCCGAAGCGGTCGGATCACTGATTCTGTCGCTTACCACTGCCACGATCGGGTTAATTGGAGCCACTGCGATGGCCGGGACGGTAGGCGGAGGCGGGGTCGGGGATTTGGCGATTGTCTACGGATACCAGCGTTTTGACACTGTAGTTGTTGTAGCGACCGTAATCATTCTGATCATTCTGGTACAGGGAATTCAGTCTTTAGGCAACACACTGGCGCGGAAAATCCGCCGCTATTAG
- a CDS encoding amidohydrolase, whose product MSSSLNERDQTLADRLIEVRRNLHREPELSYEEFRTTKKLREWLAQAGIRILDIPLATGLMAEIGQGSGPVAAIRCDIDALPIEEQTELPFASVIPGKMHACGHDFHTAVILGAALLLKEREHELPGRIRVLFQPAEETGHGAESVLASGGLKDVDVIFGLHNSPELPTGSFGTRTGALTAGVDRFEITVKGVGAHAATPENGVDTIVTAAQMITMLQTVVSRQNTTLEPVVLSVTRINGGFTWNVLPETVELEGTVRTYNEEIRRNIPVQMTRIIEGIAAAAGAEAKLHWYPGPPATVNHGEWADFTKKVASQAGYEVHDIPPQMGGEDFSFYLQQIPGAFVNIGAGPNHPLHHPRFDVDEAAILPAAEYFALLAEKALRKLQETAES is encoded by the coding sequence ATGAGTAGTTCACTTAATGAGCGTGACCAGACTTTAGCTGACCGGCTGATAGAGGTCCGAAGGAACCTGCACCGCGAACCGGAGCTTAGCTACGAAGAGTTCAGAACGACCAAGAAGCTGCGTGAATGGCTGGCACAGGCCGGCATCCGGATTCTTGATATCCCTTTGGCGACCGGATTGATGGCCGAGATTGGGCAAGGCAGCGGGCCAGTTGCCGCTATCCGCTGTGATATCGACGCACTGCCGATTGAAGAGCAGACAGAGCTGCCTTTTGCCTCTGTGATCCCGGGAAAAATGCATGCCTGCGGTCACGACTTCCATACCGCTGTCATTTTGGGAGCTGCACTTTTACTCAAAGAACGCGAGCATGAACTTCCGGGAAGAATCAGAGTATTGTTCCAGCCGGCGGAGGAAACAGGTCATGGGGCGGAAAGTGTACTGGCATCCGGTGGTCTCAAGGATGTGGATGTCATCTTCGGACTGCATAATTCGCCGGAGCTGCCTACGGGATCTTTTGGAACCCGGACAGGAGCATTGACGGCAGGCGTAGACCGGTTCGAAATTACGGTAAAGGGCGTGGGTGCCCATGCGGCTACCCCCGAGAATGGCGTTGACACCATTGTGACCGCGGCGCAAATGATTACGATGCTGCAAACCGTCGTCAGCCGCCAAAATACTACGCTGGAGCCGGTGGTGCTGAGCGTCACCCGGATCAACGGAGGCTTCACCTGGAATGTGCTGCCGGAGACCGTTGAACTTGAAGGTACGGTGCGCACCTACAATGAAGAGATCCGACGGAACATCCCGGTTCAGATGACCCGGATTATTGAAGGCATTGCGGCAGCAGCCGGAGCGGAGGCGAAACTGCACTGGTATCCGGGACCTCCGGCAACGGTTAATCATGGGGAATGGGCGGATTTTACCAAAAAGGTGGCCTCACAGGCAGGTTACGAGGTGCATGATATCCCGCCGCAAATGGGGGGCGAAGATTTCTCCTTTTATCTGCAGCAGATACCGGGTGCTTTTGTAAATATCGGGGCAGGCCCGAATCATCCGCTGCACCACCCCCGATTTGACGTTGATGAGGCTGCGATCCTGCCTGCCGCTGAATATTTTGCATTATTGGCAGAGAAGGCATTAAGAAAGCTGCAGGAGACAGCTGAATCCTGA
- a CDS encoding DUF4240 domain-containing protein translates to MASNSFWKLIEQSRQHGKEQVEWLTETLAKASVDEIARFEIEFINKMEQSYTSAIWGAAYVLLGGCSDDGFDYFRGWLIAQGEDVYNRVLNDPEYLAEYLSEEVLQENDVYPELEEMLSVATDAYTYSRTGSFEYDNDMNIAFLDELEARGYQFKPKNIEFDWEEDDLEERYPVLWARFGEEPLG, encoded by the coding sequence ATGGCATCTAATTCTTTCTGGAAACTTATAGAGCAATCCAGACAGCATGGCAAAGAGCAGGTTGAGTGGTTAACCGAAACATTAGCAAAGGCAAGCGTAGATGAGATTGCCCGGTTCGAAATTGAATTTATCAATAAAATGGAGCAGTCCTACACCTCCGCCATATGGGGAGCAGCTTATGTACTGCTGGGAGGCTGTTCAGATGACGGATTTGATTATTTCAGGGGCTGGTTAATCGCGCAGGGAGAGGATGTTTACAACCGGGTCCTGAATGATCCTGAATATCTCGCAGAATATTTGTCTGAAGAAGTCCTGCAGGAAAATGATGTGTACCCCGAATTGGAAGAGATGCTGTCGGTTGCTACAGACGCATATACCTATTCAAGAACAGGGTCATTCGAGTATGACAATGACATGAACATCGCGTTTTTAGATGAACTGGAAGCCCGGGGCTATCAATTTAAACCTAAGAATATTGAGTTTGACTGGGAAGAGGATGACCTGGAAGAAAGGTATCCGGTACTATGGGCCAGATTCGGCGAGGAGCCGCTGGGCTAA
- a CDS encoding ABC-F family ATP-binding cassette domain-containing protein codes for MSILNVERLSHGFGDRAIFNDVSFRLLKGEHIGLIGANGEGKSTFMNIITGKLQPDDGKVEWAKRVRTGYLDQHAVLTKGQSIRDVLRGAFQYLFDMEQEMNDMYGRMGDVTPEELEQLLEDVGTIQDTLTNQDFYMIDAKIDETARGLGLTDIGLDKDVHDLSGGQRTKVLLAKLLLEKPDILLLDEPTNYLDEQHIVWLKRYLQEYENAFILISHDIPFLNSVINLIYHMENQSLSRYVGDYDYFQQVYEAKKQQLESAFKRQQQEIADLKDFVARNKASVATRNMAMSRQKKLDKMDVIELAKEKPKPQFNFKDARTSGKLIFETNELVIGYDSPLSRPLNLRMERGQKIALVGANGIGKTTLLRSILGQIPAISGSVKLGDLLEIGYFEQEMKEANYNTCIEEIWNEFPSYTQFEIRAALAKCGLTTKHIESKIAVLSGGEKAKVRLCKLINRETNLLVLDEPTNHLDVDAKDELQRALKAYKGSILLISHEPEFYRDIVTETWNCESWTTKVF; via the coding sequence ATGAGCATATTAAATGTAGAACGTCTCAGTCACGGTTTTGGGGACCGTGCGATTTTTAACGATGTATCCTTCCGCCTGCTGAAAGGCGAACATATCGGTCTGATCGGCGCCAACGGAGAAGGTAAATCCACCTTCATGAACATCATCACAGGCAAGCTGCAGCCGGACGACGGCAAAGTCGAATGGGCCAAACGTGTGCGTACCGGTTACCTGGACCAGCATGCGGTGCTTACCAAGGGTCAATCGATCCGTGATGTGCTGCGCGGGGCGTTCCAGTATCTGTTCGATATGGAGCAGGAAATGAATGACATGTACGGCAGGATGGGAGACGTAACCCCCGAGGAGCTGGAGCAGCTGCTGGAGGATGTCGGAACCATTCAGGATACGCTGACGAACCAGGATTTTTATATGATCGATGCCAAAATCGACGAAACTGCGCGCGGTCTCGGTCTCACGGATATTGGCCTGGATAAGGATGTTCACGATCTCAGCGGAGGACAGCGGACAAAGGTACTGCTTGCCAAGCTGCTGCTGGAGAAGCCGGACATCCTGCTCCTTGACGAGCCTACGAACTATCTGGACGAGCAGCACATTGTATGGCTGAAACGCTACCTGCAGGAATACGAGAATGCCTTCATTCTGATTTCCCACGATATTCCGTTCCTGAACAGCGTAATCAACCTGATCTACCACATGGAGAATCAGTCGCTGAGCCGTTACGTGGGTGACTATGACTATTTCCAGCAGGTGTACGAGGCCAAGAAGCAGCAGCTGGAGTCTGCCTTCAAACGCCAGCAGCAGGAAATTGCTGATCTGAAGGATTTTGTGGCCCGCAATAAGGCGAGTGTCGCTACACGTAACATGGCCATGTCCCGGCAGAAGAAGCTGGATAAGATGGATGTCATCGAGCTGGCCAAGGAAAAGCCGAAGCCGCAGTTCAACTTCAAGGATGCACGTACTTCGGGCAAGCTGATTTTTGAGACGAATGAGCTGGTAATCGGTTATGATTCCCCGCTGTCACGCCCGCTGAATCTGCGGATGGAACGCGGACAGAAGATTGCCCTGGTCGGGGCGAACGGTATTGGTAAAACCACGCTCCTGCGCAGCATTCTCGGCCAGATTCCGGCCATTTCCGGTTCGGTCAAGCTTGGCGATCTCTTGGAGATCGGTTATTTCGAGCAGGAAATGAAGGAAGCGAACTACAATACGTGTATTGAAGAGATCTGGAACGAGTTCCCTTCCTATACCCAGTTTGAAATCCGTGCGGCACTGGCCAAATGCGGCCTGACGACAAAGCACATCGAGAGCAAGATCGCGGTTCTGAGCGGCGGCGAGAAGGCCAAAGTCCGTCTTTGCAAGCTGATCAACCGAGAGACGAACCTGCTGGTACTGGATGAGCCTACCAACCACCTTGATGTGGATGCGAAGGACGAGCTGCAGCGTGCGCTCAAAGCGTATAAAGGCAGCATTCTGCTCATTTCCCACGAACCTGAATTTTACCGCGATATCGTAACCGAAACATGGAACTGCGAATCGTGGACTACAAAGGTATTCTAA
- a CDS encoding TatD family hydrolase has protein sequence MPIIDIHIHLSDIDSFHQTALNLSKVDYSAAGLKAEFDKNDVIMGIGMGVTEQTRGAFPDSASPNPMRLDLEDSVPPFLMECVGINPNRLNGESALEELDRIEARLQAPEVAGIKLYAGYYHHYVYDAIYAPVYELAARYNVPVVIHTGDTYSMNGLLKYSHPLTVDELAFQRRNVNFMICHLGDPWVMDAAEVVAKNPNVYADLSGLVVGDRPHFERFMNEPLFMDHFRRALVYSDHYDKMLFGTDWPLAPIDLYAEFVRRLVPEQHHDEVFYRNAFGLFPRIGQRIAALKPNVR, from the coding sequence GTGCCGATCATTGATATCCATATTCATTTATCAGACATTGACAGCTTCCACCAGACGGCGCTGAACTTGTCCAAGGTCGATTATTCCGCTGCCGGTCTTAAGGCGGAGTTCGATAAGAACGACGTCATAATGGGTATCGGCATGGGAGTTACGGAGCAGACCAGAGGAGCCTTCCCCGATTCTGCTTCGCCCAATCCGATGCGGCTTGATCTCGAAGACAGTGTGCCGCCTTTCTTAATGGAGTGTGTGGGGATCAATCCAAACCGGCTGAACGGGGAGAGTGCCCTGGAGGAGCTGGACCGGATCGAAGCGCGGCTGCAGGCTCCCGAAGTAGCAGGCATCAAGCTGTACGCAGGATATTATCACCATTATGTCTATGACGCGATTTATGCACCGGTCTACGAGCTGGCAGCCAGGTATAACGTGCCCGTGGTCATTCATACAGGAGATACCTATTCCATGAACGGACTGCTGAAGTACTCACATCCGCTTACCGTAGACGAGCTTGCCTTTCAGCGGCGTAACGTGAATTTTATGATCTGCCATCTCGGGGATCCCTGGGTGATGGATGCGGCCGAAGTGGTCGCGAAGAACCCCAATGTGTATGCCGATCTGTCCGGCCTGGTCGTCGGGGACCGGCCCCATTTCGAGCGGTTCATGAATGAACCCTTGTTCATGGACCATTTCCGCCGGGCGCTGGTGTACTCTGACCACTATGACAAAATGCTGTTCGGCACCGACTGGCCGCTTGCACCGATTGACCTGTATGCGGAATTTGTCCGCCGGCTCGTGCCGGAGCAGCATCATGATGAGGTGTTCTACAGGAATGCTTTCGGACTGTTTCCGCGCATCGGGCAGCGGATTGCCGCTTTGAAGCCAAACGTGCGGTAA
- a CDS encoding uroporphyrinogen decarboxylase family protein, giving the protein MSEWSKQDRFRALLSGELADRPIVSGWRHFIDKEQNAEDLAATTISFTQKYDWDWVKINPRATYLAEAWGNQYDFADYQTVFPRQKTTVIPKAENLWDLEVKKAAETASLQEHLEAVRKIRQGLPDTPLIQTVFSPLTVLLFILGRSAYVTKTVFGIEQPVTLDSLFKEHRAAAHHALHAISLTLADYVQELQKAGSDGLFYAVTGTAHPGLFDAAMFDELSRPYDSIVLEAASYGKNILHTCGAYSQPEKFNDYRIDGISWDTIAEGNPGLEANLKATKVGGVDHGLFAVNDIKQIQQQAREALSVMNNQPFILSPNCAIPLNVTDEALEQFKNIVTE; this is encoded by the coding sequence ATGAGTGAATGGAGTAAGCAGGACCGGTTTAGAGCTCTGTTATCCGGGGAGCTTGCAGACCGCCCGATTGTCAGCGGATGGCGCCATTTTATTGACAAGGAACAGAATGCGGAGGATTTGGCGGCGACAACGATTTCTTTTACGCAAAAATACGACTGGGACTGGGTCAAAATTAACCCGCGGGCAACCTACCTGGCTGAAGCCTGGGGCAACCAGTATGATTTTGCAGATTACCAGACTGTGTTTCCCAGACAGAAGACGACGGTGATCCCGAAAGCTGAAAATTTGTGGGATCTCGAAGTAAAAAAGGCAGCAGAAACGGCATCTTTGCAGGAGCATCTGGAGGCGGTACGCAAAATCCGTCAAGGGCTGCCTGATACGCCGCTGATCCAGACGGTATTTTCACCGTTAACCGTGCTGCTGTTTATTCTAGGGCGCTCCGCTTATGTAACGAAAACCGTGTTCGGCATTGAGCAGCCGGTGACTCTGGATTCTTTGTTCAAAGAACACCGGGCAGCCGCACATCATGCGCTTCATGCCATTTCATTAACGTTAGCGGATTATGTACAGGAGCTGCAGAAGGCGGGTTCAGACGGTTTGTTCTATGCGGTGACAGGTACGGCACATCCGGGATTATTTGATGCAGCGATGTTTGACGAGCTGTCCCGGCCTTATGATTCCATTGTGCTGGAAGCCGCAAGCTACGGCAAAAATATTTTACATACATGCGGAGCTTATTCACAGCCGGAGAAATTCAATGATTACCGTATTGACGGAATCAGCTGGGATACGATAGCCGAAGGCAATCCGGGCCTTGAAGCCAATCTCAAAGCGACCAAAGTCGGCGGAGTGGATCATGGACTGTTTGCAGTCAATGACATCAAGCAAATTCAGCAGCAGGCCAGGGAAGCTTTGTCGGTAATGAACAATCAGCCGTTTATTCTATCGCCAAACTGTGCGATCCCCTTAAATGTTACAGATGAGGCCTTAGAACAATTTAAAAACATAGTAACCGAATAG